One stretch of Methanobacteriaceae archaeon DNA includes these proteins:
- a CDS encoding KEOPS complex subunit Pcc1, which translates to MFIKAQILMKYENKEQAEISLKSLDPENKNYLESEIEGSEVKFEIKGNSLSTFLATADDLIFCEMTVEKILEDIKGS; encoded by the coding sequence ATGTTTATTAAGGCCCAAATATTAATGAAATATGAAAATAAAGAGCAGGCAGAAATTTCCTTAAAATCTCTGGATCCAGAAAACAAAAATTACTTGGAATCCGAAATTGAAGGCTCTGAAGTGAAATTTGAGATAAAAGGAAATTCACTCAGTACATTCTTAGCTACAGCAGACGACCTCATATTCTGCGAAATGACGGTAGAGAAAATTTTAGAAGATATAAAAGGGTCGTGA
- the serS gene encoding serine--tRNA ligase → MKFILQGEITFSKYIEEAQEDIKKFIEDANSELLLKGVPEGKEEEGAQITDWEIDGSILKVTIESGHRVRAHDAILRMKKPLTQLLGQKYHMGIRKIFVPKYKTIIPTGKDKYDVNFDLAKKLPQITDFKINDNEVIVEVHDMEEADLRKHIVNRVLKYVTAPETGDGKTNDQNTTKEGTDEDKPTDILTRQVTKVTPGKIIARSEKRTPLFEGDPTEESIKQGWVKKFPGRGQWTYAPPMVALQRTLEEILLENIVIPLGFEEYLFPKLIPIPIMHKMRYLEGLPEGMYYCSAPKRDPATFEKFKNELIINKEVPIDLLKEGLKDPGYVIAPAQCEPFYEFLSHEVVNEQDLPIKAYDKSGWTYRWEAGGAKGLDRVHEFQRTELVWLGTPEQTNEIRDKTLELSHQIADKMELEWYTEIGDDPFYLEGRKVEERGIEFPDVPKYEMRLSLPGQDKGVAVVSANVHGTHFIEGFSIKEARNQRIWTGCTGIGLSRWVFGFLAQKGFDTTQWPELVREKVEMVKVPKMVTWP, encoded by the coding sequence ATGAAATTCATACTCCAGGGCGAAATAACTTTCAGTAAATACATCGAAGAAGCTCAAGAAGATATAAAAAAGTTTATTGAAGACGCTAACAGTGAATTACTTCTAAAAGGAGTTCCTGAAGGTAAAGAAGAAGAAGGAGCTCAAATTACCGATTGGGAAATAGATGGCAGTATCTTAAAAGTCACTATAGAATCTGGCCATCGCGTAAGGGCCCACGATGCCATTTTGCGAATGAAAAAGCCATTAACCCAATTATTAGGCCAAAAATATCACATGGGAATACGTAAAATCTTTGTACCCAAATACAAAACTATTATTCCTACTGGAAAGGACAAATACGATGTGAATTTTGATTTAGCCAAAAAATTACCACAAATCACTGATTTTAAAATAAACGACAATGAAGTGATTGTAGAAGTACATGATATGGAAGAGGCAGATTTAAGGAAGCATATCGTCAACAGAGTTTTAAAATATGTTACTGCACCAGAAACTGGTGATGGGAAAACAAATGACCAAAACACCACTAAAGAAGGCACCGATGAAGATAAACCTACAGATATACTTACCAGACAGGTCACTAAAGTCACCCCCGGTAAAATAATAGCTCGCAGTGAAAAAAGAACTCCTCTTTTTGAAGGGGACCCTACTGAAGAGTCCATAAAACAGGGTTGGGTAAAAAAATTCCCTGGAAGGGGTCAATGGACCTATGCACCACCCATGGTAGCCTTGCAGCGAACTTTGGAAGAAATTTTGCTGGAAAACATTGTAATTCCTTTAGGCTTTGAGGAATATTTGTTCCCCAAACTGATTCCTATTCCAATAATGCACAAAATGAGATATCTAGAAGGGCTTCCCGAAGGAATGTATTATTGCAGTGCCCCCAAAAGAGACCCAGCGACTTTTGAAAAGTTTAAAAATGAATTAATAATAAACAAAGAAGTTCCTATTGACTTATTAAAAGAAGGGCTTAAAGATCCAGGTTATGTAATTGCTCCGGCCCAATGCGAACCATTTTACGAATTTTTAAGCCATGAAGTGGTTAATGAACAAGACCTACCTATTAAAGCCTATGATAAAAGTGGATGGACCTACCGGTGGGAAGCCGGTGGAGCAAAAGGCCTGGATAGAGTACATGAGTTCCAGCGAACTGAACTAGTATGGTTAGGAACTCCCGAGCAGACCAATGAAATAAGAGATAAAACCCTAGAATTATCCCATCAAATAGCAGATAAAATGGAACTGGAATGGTACACCGAAATCGGAGACGATCCATTTTATTTAGAAGGACGTAAAGTGGAAGAAAGAGGAATAGAATTCCCAGACGTACCTAAATACGAAATGAGATTAAGTTTACCTGGTCAAGATAAAGGAGTAGCTGTGGTTTCTGCCAATGTCCATGGAACACACTTTATAGAAGGATTTTCTATTAAAGAAGCTCGAAATCAAAGAATATGGACTGGATGTACTGGTATTGGACTATCCCGATGGGTCTTCGGATTCTTGGCTCAGAAAGGATTTGACACCACACAATGGCCAGAACTGGTTAGGGAAAAAGTAGAAATGGTTAAGGTGCCTAAGATGGTTACCTGGCCTTAA
- a CDS encoding histidine kinase dimerization/phosphoacceptor domain -containing protein: protein MKENNELLRIITSNTLDVIVKLDSQGIVEYTTPSIKKILGYTPSEIIGTPLNQILHPEDIEKLEYSVKKALNMDSSIKIQHRSRKADGQYIWMESIVNILFNDKKQITGSVINSRDISELKNVEKDLKYRLEFEKIIMDVSASFIDIGISKVDENITETMHLVGDFAGVDRSYVFLFYDNKEKMDNTHEWCAKGIEPQIENLKGLDVSEFPWWMKNLNKSKTIHVPVVSELPPEANNEKEILESQNIKSVVVVPLIADKNLIGFLGFDSVHKPLIWPDDILYLLRIVGDIISSAISQKNAKEELQKSKEELEIRVKERTLELMESNLALKAEIEERKHIQNQLSSSLKEKEMLLKEIYHRVKNNLMVISSLLNLQSRYIKDKEALSIFKESQSRANSMALIHEKLYRSSDLKRINFGEYIRTLSTDLFHTYVADPSLISLNMDVENLMLDINTTVPLGLILNELVTNCMKHAFPDGRKGEIYINFHKKKDIFILNVRDDGIGFPQDLDLENTGTLGMQLITSLTEQIDGEMELNKTNGTDFKIKFKELYK, encoded by the coding sequence ATGAAAGAAAATAATGAACTTTTAAGAATCATAACCAGTAACACCCTAGATGTTATAGTAAAACTTGATTCACAAGGAATTGTCGAATATACAACTCCTTCCATTAAAAAGATATTAGGATATACTCCCTCAGAAATAATTGGAACCCCCTTAAATCAAATTTTACATCCCGAAGATATAGAAAAGCTCGAATATAGTGTTAAAAAAGCTTTAAATATGGATTCATCTATTAAAATTCAGCACCGCTCTCGGAAAGCCGATGGACAGTATATCTGGATGGAAAGCATCGTAAATATTTTATTTAATGATAAAAAGCAGATTACTGGGAGTGTAATTAATAGCCGAGATATCAGTGAATTAAAAAATGTAGAAAAGGATTTGAAATATAGATTAGAATTTGAAAAAATCATAATGGATGTTTCAGCTTCTTTTATTGATATTGGTATAAGTAAAGTAGATGAAAATATCACCGAAACCATGCACCTAGTGGGTGATTTTGCAGGTGTTGACCGTAGTTATGTGTTTTTATTTTATGATAATAAAGAAAAAATGGACAATACTCATGAATGGTGTGCTAAAGGTATAGAACCTCAAATTGAAAATTTAAAAGGCCTGGATGTCAGTGAATTTCCATGGTGGATGAAGAATCTAAATAAATCTAAAACTATCCATGTTCCAGTCGTTTCAGAACTCCCTCCAGAAGCAAATAATGAAAAAGAGATATTGGAAAGTCAAAACATCAAATCAGTAGTAGTTGTTCCTTTGATTGCGGATAAGAATCTTATTGGGTTTCTTGGTTTTGATTCAGTCCATAAGCCATTGATATGGCCCGATGACATTTTATATTTGCTTAGAATTGTTGGAGATATCATATCAAGCGCCATATCTCAAAAAAATGCTAAGGAGGAATTACAGAAATCAAAAGAAGAATTGGAAATTCGGGTAAAAGAGAGAACTTTAGAATTAATGGAATCTAATCTGGCATTGAAAGCAGAAATAGAAGAGCGTAAGCACATTCAAAACCAACTGAGTTCTTCTTTGAAAGAAAAAGAAATGCTTTTAAAGGAAATTTATCACCGGGTGAAAAACAATTTAATGGTAATATCCAGCCTACTTAACCTCCAATCTCGCTACATTAAAGATAAAGAAGCATTAAGTATTTTTAAAGAAAGTCAAAGTCGTGCAAACTCAATGGCACTTATACATGAAAAATTATACCGATCCAGTGATTTAAAGCGAATAAATTTTGGAGAATATATTCGCACATTATCCACCGATCTTTTCCACACTTATGTGGCCGATCCCAGCCTTATCAGCCTAAATATGGATGTTGAAAACCTAATGTTAGATATAAACACTACAGTTCCCCTTGGACTGATTTTAAATGAACTGGTAACCAATTGTATGAAACATGCATTTCCAGATGGTAGAAAAGGGGAAATATACATAAATTTCCATAAAAAAAAGGACATATTTATTCTGAATGTTAGAGACGATGGAATAGGTTTCCCTCAGGATCTGGATTTAGAAAATACCGGGACATTAGGAATGCAGTTGATTACTAGTTTAACTGAACAAATTGATGGGGAAATGGAATTAAATAAAACAAATGGAACTGACTTTAAAATTAAATTTAAAGAATTATATAAATAA
- a CDS encoding B-box zinc finger protein translates to MNCENHPDREGVAACVSCGKVICGECRLKLAGKNYCQECADELVEGKQDPYKKSEQTIKETYLEREPYSEPENEPEPYSRKYTRGMPQPRKEETPKKSNTFLLFCVAFLVTLIILGVILYAAYVIYLAPSYGDINSLINQILNNPRGVINSLGF, encoded by the coding sequence ATGAACTGTGAAAATCATCCAGATAGAGAAGGTGTGGCCGCCTGTGTAAGTTGTGGTAAAGTTATTTGTGGGGAATGTCGTCTAAAATTGGCCGGTAAGAACTACTGTCAGGAATGTGCTGATGAACTGGTTGAGGGAAAACAAGACCCCTATAAAAAGTCAGAACAAACAATTAAAGAAACATATCTGGAACGAGAACCATATTCTGAACCTGAAAATGAACCTGAACCATATTCACGAAAATACACCAGAGGAATGCCTCAACCAAGAAAAGAAGAAACACCTAAAAAAAGCAATACATTTTTACTGTTCTGTGTGGCCTTTTTAGTAACTCTAATAATTTTAGGAGTTATTTTATATGCGGCTTATGTAATTTATCTGGCCCCATCCTATGGAGATATTAATAGCCTAATAAATCAGATTTTGAATAATCCTAGGGGCGTTATTAACTCCTTAGGATTTTAA
- a CDS encoding nucleotidyltransferase family protein, which yields MMEREELAKKIMQRDRKIIFSDAANTKPSLEESEEEYSSKRDMKNDPKIIADFTEYSPLHKGHLHCMRQAQNAFPDALFVAIVPGPTERSGRGLPYIMTRQARARTAVAVGADLVVEGPPMGIMGSGQYSLCLAKMFQALDADIIPRGYKPAEGFDLIMERISIGHGVAPKPYKMVDMETKEILLEGKLKEDNYVIASLSKSLKKVSFDSKDKFFFVKRIEGVSGTLIRKSVLDNDLSMVKDMLPPETIEVLREEIESNYAPLHNVRSEELILETVNESSRDELLNLSLLNETTVNDIIDKRPYNSLNEVIKSISQGFSTHHKSRVLSSLEAKVDKETISKYIENYPSLIRVLNYKDKHVLQEFKNRIPHRRLKIWQ from the coding sequence ATGATGGAAAGAGAAGAACTGGCCAAAAAAATAATGCAAAGGGATAGGAAAATAATTTTTAGTGATGCAGCTAATACAAAGCCAAGCTTGGAAGAATCTGAAGAAGAATATTCTTCTAAAAGAGACATGAAAAACGATCCTAAAATAATTGCTGACTTCACAGAATACTCTCCCCTACATAAAGGCCACCTACATTGCATGAGACAGGCCCAGAATGCATTTCCCGATGCTCTTTTTGTGGCCATTGTCCCTGGACCTACTGAGCGCAGTGGCCGTGGGTTGCCTTATATAATGACTCGCCAAGCCCGTGCCAGAACTGCAGTAGCTGTGGGAGCTGATTTGGTAGTGGAAGGCCCACCTATGGGAATAATGGGATCTGGTCAGTACTCTTTGTGTCTGGCCAAGATGTTCCAGGCCCTGGATGCAGATATCATTCCCCGAGGTTATAAACCCGCGGAAGGATTCGATTTAATCATGGAGAGAATTTCTATAGGTCATGGTGTGGCCCCTAAACCATATAAAATGGTGGATATGGAAACTAAAGAAATATTGCTGGAAGGAAAACTAAAGGAAGATAATTATGTTATTGCTTCACTTTCTAAATCACTTAAAAAAGTTAGCTTTGATTCCAAGGATAAATTCTTTTTTGTTAAAAGAATAGAAGGTGTTAGTGGCACGCTTATTAGAAAATCTGTTCTTGATAACGACCTGAGCATGGTGAAAGACATGCTTCCTCCAGAAACCATTGAAGTTTTAAGGGAAGAGATAGAGAGTAATTATGCACCACTTCATAATGTAAGAAGTGAAGAATTAATACTGGAAACAGTGAATGAATCTTCCAGAGATGAATTATTAAATCTCTCTTTATTAAATGAAACCACAGTTAATGATATTATTGATAAAAGGCCTTATAATTCTTTAAATGAGGTTATTAAATCTATTTCTCAAGGTTTCAGTACTCATCATAAAAGTAGGGTTTTATCTTCTCTGGAGGCAAAAGTAGATAAGGAAACAATTTCTAAATATATAGAAAATTACCCTTCTCTTATTCGTGTATTAAATTATAAAGATAAACACGTTTTACAAGAGTTTAAAAATAGAATACCTCACAGGAGGCTAAAAATATGGCAGTGA
- a CDS encoding histidine kinase dimerization/phosphoacceptor domain -containing protein: protein MFFFESENIRKDGSIKPVEVYTQLIEFNNQQLILGIARDISERKKAERKIKEYQEHLEDLVKLRTSSLKHINEKLRKEISERKRIQNELKKSEIMYRSIFENTGTATIILENDGNVSLINEETSILSGYSKEEMEGKQWTEFIAPSDIVKIKSYENLRKSTPEIIPRRYETTGISKDGQIKNIILTIDRIPETELIVVSFLDITELRKVENEIKNSLKEKEVLLREIHHRVKNNMQIISSLLSIQSNYLDNKKAREIFQESQNRIRSMSMVHERLYQSKDLARINMMEYVKSITYGILVSFKKDPDLIKLKINFENIWLNMDTVIPCGLIITELVTNSLKYAFPDNMSGAINIDLKPLGKDEFLLCVGDNGVGISKDIKFEEIKTLGLLLINSLVKQLDGNIILDRSQGTLFKIKFKELKYKDRM from the coding sequence ATGTTTTTTTTTGAATCTGAAAATATTCGAAAAGATGGTTCTATAAAACCCGTGGAAGTTTATACACAATTAATAGAATTCAATAACCAACAACTTATCCTAGGTATTGCTCGAGACATCAGCGAACGTAAAAAAGCAGAGCGAAAAATAAAAGAATATCAGGAACATTTGGAAGATCTAGTCAAATTACGTACATCTTCATTAAAACATATTAATGAAAAACTCCGCAAAGAGATATCTGAAAGAAAAAGGATACAAAATGAACTTAAAAAATCAGAAATTATGTATCGATCAATATTTGAAAATACAGGAACTGCTACTATAATTCTTGAAAATGATGGTAATGTATCCCTTATCAATGAAGAAACCAGTATATTATCCGGTTATTCTAAAGAAGAAATGGAAGGTAAACAATGGACAGAATTCATTGCGCCATCAGATATTGTAAAAATAAAATCTTATGAAAATTTAAGAAAAAGCACTCCTGAAATAATACCTCGCAGATATGAAACCACTGGAATTTCTAAAGATGGACAAATTAAAAATATCATTCTAACAATTGATAGGATTCCTGAGACAGAACTAATTGTTGTTTCTTTTTTAGATATTACTGAACTTAGAAAAGTTGAAAATGAAATTAAAAACTCCCTTAAAGAAAAAGAAGTGCTTCTTAGAGAAATCCATCATAGAGTAAAAAACAATATGCAGATAATTTCAAGCTTGCTTAGTATTCAATCAAATTACCTTGATAATAAAAAAGCTCGTGAGATTTTTCAGGAAAGTCAAAACAGAATTAGATCCATGTCTATGGTCCATGAAAGATTATATCAATCCAAAGACCTGGCCAGAATAAACATGATGGAATACGTTAAATCCATAACCTATGGAATATTAGTTTCATTTAAAAAAGATCCAGATCTTATTAAACTAAAAATAAACTTTGAAAATATCTGGCTTAATATGGATACAGTTATACCTTGTGGCTTGATTATTACAGAATTAGTCACTAATTCTTTAAAATACGCTTTTCCAGATAATATGTCCGGTGCGATAAACATTGATTTAAAACCACTCGGAAAAGACGAATTTTTACTATGTGTAGGGGATAATGGAGTAGGGATATCTAAAGATATAAAATTTGAAGAAATAAAAACATTGGGTTTACTATTAATAAATTCATTAGTAAAACAGCTTGACGGAAATATAATTCTAGATAGAAGCCAAGGTACACTTTTCAAGATTAAATTTAAAGAATTGAAATATAAGGATAGAATGTGA
- a CDS encoding peptidylprolyl isomerase, whose product MAVKEGDFIKLEFTGRTKETGDVFDTTIEEVAEEAGIKVDKKAYGPIPVIVGGGHLLKGLDESVAGMEEGDKKTVELPPEQAFGERDAKLIQLVPMKEFKKQGVNPYVGMTLTVENHNGRVINISGGRVRVDFNHELAGKTLEYDVEVIEVTTDDLEKVKSMIKLHYPNPNLDVSKTEITFEDGKVVISMDEVAKFDNQPYMDITFARFRISRDIWENIEGVEKVEFTDVFEKKAEEEAAESAAEEVAEEVIEEVAEDIPEVLDASEVKKE is encoded by the coding sequence ATGGCAGTGAAAGAAGGAGACTTTATAAAATTAGAATTTACAGGACGAACCAAAGAGACCGGTGATGTCTTTGACACTACTATTGAAGAAGTAGCTGAAGAAGCTGGAATTAAAGTTGATAAAAAGGCCTATGGGCCCATACCAGTTATTGTAGGTGGAGGACACTTACTAAAAGGCCTAGATGAATCTGTAGCAGGAATGGAAGAAGGAGACAAGAAAACAGTCGAACTTCCTCCTGAACAAGCTTTTGGTGAGCGAGATGCTAAATTAATTCAGCTAGTTCCTATGAAGGAATTCAAAAAGCAAGGTGTTAATCCCTATGTGGGTATGACTCTCACTGTGGAAAACCACAATGGGCGAGTAATAAACATTTCTGGTGGCCGAGTACGAGTGGATTTCAACCACGAATTGGCCGGCAAAACTTTAGAATATGATGTGGAAGTTATAGAAGTCACCACTGATGACTTGGAAAAAGTCAAAAGCATGATCAAACTCCACTACCCTAACCCAAATTTGGATGTTTCCAAGACAGAAATCACCTTTGAAGATGGTAAAGTTGTTATTTCCATGGATGAAGTGGCTAAATTTGATAACCAGCCTTATATGGATATTACTTTTGCCCGATTCAGAATTTCCCGTGACATCTGGGAAAACATCGAAGGCGTAGAAAAAGTAGAGTTCACTGACGTCTTTGAAAAAAAGGCTGAAGAGGAAGCTGCTGAATCTGCTGCGGAAGAAGTGGCCGAAGAAGTTATTGAAGAAGTAGCTGAAGATATTCCAGAAGTTTTAGATGCTTCTGAAGTGAAGAAAGAATAA
- a CDS encoding DUF2085 domain-containing protein, giving the protein MSEKDQRNSGPLKRYHIPLCHRLPDRTIYIREHPLPLCARCTGAFLGIFTLPLFHGGIIDPNIINTILLALPATIDATTQYWGWRNSNNLLRLMTGFLLGCSLASLIVIIVRNLINLFLY; this is encoded by the coding sequence ATGTCTGAAAAAGATCAGCGAAATTCTGGGCCTTTAAAAAGATATCACATCCCATTATGCCATAGACTACCCGATCGAACTATTTATATTAGAGAACATCCATTACCATTATGTGCTCGATGTACTGGTGCATTTTTAGGGATTTTTACATTACCTCTATTTCATGGAGGAATAATTGATCCTAATATTATTAATACAATTCTTTTGGCATTGCCCGCTACCATTGATGCAACCACCCAATACTGGGGATGGAGAAATAGTAACAATTTACTCAGATTAATGACGGGTTTTCTCTTAGGATGTTCTTTAGCTTCATTAATAGTAATTATTGTGCGAAATCTAATTAATTTATTTTTATACTAA